The Zhihengliuella sp. ISTPL4 genomic interval GCGCATCGAGGACGACTCCTACTGGCGGGACGGCGCGCTGGTGCCGCTGGAGGAGAGCACGGAGACCATCGAGGTCGCGGGCGGCGAGGACATCGAGCTCACGATCCGCTCGACCGTGCACGGGCCGATCATCTCCGGTCTCACCGACGACTTCACCGGCATCGCCGACGACCCGACGCCCGGTCTCACCGCCGAGGGCGCGGTTCCCGCCGCTCCCGGCTCCGATGCCGCCGAGTATGCCGTGAGTCTGCGATGGACGGCGCTCGACCCCGGCACCACCGCGACGGCGATCTTCGCCCTCTCCACCGCCCAGGACTTCGACGACTTCCGCCGCGCGGCATCGCTGTTCGATGTCCCGGCGCAGAACCTCATCTACGCCGACGTCGACGGCAACATCGGCTACCAGACCCCCGGTCGCCTGCCGATCCGCGGCGCCGGCGACGGCTGGATGCCGCAGCCCGGATGGGACAGCAGCTACGACTGGACGGGGTACATCCCCTTCGAGGAGCTGCCGGTGTCGTACAACCCCAGCTCTGGGTACATCGTCACCGCGAACAACGCCATCGTGACCGATGACTACGAGTACTTCCTCTCCCGCGACTGGGACCAGGGTTATCGCGCCGCCCGCATCGCCCACCTCATCGAGCGACGTGCCGCCGCCGCCCCGCTGACCGCGAAGGACATGCGGGACATCCAGATGGACGGCGAGATGTGGATCGGCAAGCACCTCGCCGCCGCGATGGGAGACATCGAGGTCGAGGGCGAGGGTGCACAGCAGGCCGTCGAGCTGCTCCGCGGTTGGGATGCGCAGAACGGCGCCTCGTCGGCGGGAGCCGCCTACGCGAACGTGCTGTGGTCGAACCTCGTCCAGAACATCTTCGCGGAGCGCGAGCAGCCGCTGCCGATCGACGGCCAGGGCCGCCTGTTCACCGTGGTCGGAGCGATGCTGGAAGACCCCGACGACGCCCTGTGGAGCAACAGGGCACTCGGCGTCGAGGGCAGGGACGAGATGCTCGCGCTGGCGGCCGAGGAGGCGTACGACGAGCTGTCCGGCATCCAGGGCACCGATGTCGCGCGGTGGAACTGGGGCGACCTGCACGCCCTGACCCTCACCAGCGACACGTTCGGCTCGTCCGGCATCGCCCCGATCGAGGCGCTCTTCAATCGCGGTCCCTATCCTGTCGGCGGTGGGGCATCCGTCGTCGATGCGACGGGATGGCAGCTCGGCGTCTCCTACGCGACCACCACCGTCCCGTCCATGCGGATGGTCGTCGACCTGTCCGACTTCGACGACTCGACGTGGATCCATCTCACCGGAGCCTCCGGCCACGCCTTCCACGAGTACTACGTCGATCAGACGAGGGACTGGTCGACGGGGGTGCAGCGGCCATGGGCGTTCACGCCGAAGGCCGTGAAAGCGGCCGCGGTCGACACCCTGACGCTCACCCCTGCCGGCTGAGAAAGGGGCTGAGGTTGCTCGGCTAGCGTGGACGAGTGCCCACCAGCTACCTCGCCCCGAAGGGGACGCCGGCGACCCTCCTCGAGTTCGAGCACGGAGGAGCGACCCTCATCGCCGAGACCTTCGGCGACGGGCCGCCCACCTTCCTGCTGCTCCACGGCATCGGCATGGGGCGCAGCGTCTACCTCGACCTCACCCAGCGGCTGCAGGGGCGGGTGATCGCGCTCGACCTCCCCGGCTTCGGGGAGGCCCCCGAGCCCACGCGCACCCTGACCATGCAGCGGCATGCGGATCTCGTGGCCGCGTATCTCCGGCACGTCGACGCCGGTCCGGTCGTGGTGATCGGGCATTCGATGGGGAGCCAGATCGCCGCGGAGCTCGCCGCCCGGCATCCGGCCCTCGTCGCGGGCGTCGTGCTGGCCGGTCCGACCGTCGACAAGGCGGCGCGGAACATCGGCGCCCAGGCGCGGTACCTGCTGCAGGACCTCGTCGGCGAACGGCCGCTCGTCATCTGGCGCGGTGCCCGCGAGTACCTCCGCGGCGGCCCGCACCTTGTCCGCAAGATGCGCGCGACCATCGTCCACAAGCCGGAGAAAGCGTTCGTGCGCATCGAGTGCCCGGTGCTGGTGCTGCGCGGCGAAGATGATCCCCTTGCGCCGATGAGCTGGTGCCAGGACATCCTCGACGCGATCCCCGGCGCGGAGCTCGCCGTCATCCCCGACCACGGCCACGGCACGCTCATCAGCGACTCCGAGCCCGCT includes:
- a CDS encoding penicillin acylase family protein translates to MMTDSPASAVSPRPSLGARIGRIAFLVVAALVVVAVAVAFFVTWTIQRSFPQTSGSTTLKGLTADVTVQRDASGVPTITADSSDDLFFAEGFVHAQDRFFEMDFRRHVTSGRVAELFGASQAGTDAFLRTLGWRKTAEAEVEAMDDVTRGYYEAYADGVNAYLSTRSGAELSLEYAVLGLQNPDYEPEPWEPADSVAWLKAMAWDLRTNVEDETERALLAGQLAEDPEADVDALLGTLYPDYPFDRNPVIVPKISTVPALEAGAEPAAFTVREGDGEAQQALTTVEWEETSSVIEAASLLVGDVGEGIGSNSWVVSGDLTESGMPLLANDPHLGASLPSVWYQVQLKCSTVDEDCPFDVGGFSFSGLPGIVIGHNQRVAWGFTNLTTDVTDLYVERIEDDSYWRDGALVPLEESTETIEVAGGEDIELTIRSTVHGPIISGLTDDFTGIADDPTPGLTAEGAVPAAPGSDAAEYAVSLRWTALDPGTTATAIFALSTAQDFDDFRRAASLFDVPAQNLIYADVDGNIGYQTPGRLPIRGAGDGWMPQPGWDSSYDWTGYIPFEELPVSYNPSSGYIVTANNAIVTDDYEYFLSRDWDQGYRAARIAHLIERRAAAAPLTAKDMRDIQMDGEMWIGKHLAAAMGDIEVEGEGAQQAVELLRGWDAQNGASSAGAAYANVLWSNLVQNIFAEREQPLPIDGQGRLFTVVGAMLEDPDDALWSNRALGVEGRDEMLALAAEEAYDELSGIQGTDVARWNWGDLHALTLTSDTFGSSGIAPIEALFNRGPYPVGGGASVVDATGWQLGVSYATTTVPSMRMVVDLSDFDDSTWIHLTGASGHAFHEYYVDQTRDWSTGVQRPWAFTPKAVKAAAVDTLTLTPAG
- a CDS encoding alpha/beta fold hydrolase, giving the protein MPTSYLAPKGTPATLLEFEHGGATLIAETFGDGPPTFLLLHGIGMGRSVYLDLTQRLQGRVIALDLPGFGEAPEPTRTLTMQRHADLVAAYLRHVDAGPVVVIGHSMGSQIAAELAARHPALVAGVVLAGPTVDKAARNIGAQARYLLQDLVGERPLVIWRGAREYLRGGPHLVRKMRATIVHKPEKAFVRIECPVLVLRGEDDPLAPMSWCQDILDAIPGAELAVIPDHGHGTLISDSEPAARLIEAFAART